From the genome of Astatotilapia calliptera chromosome 3, fAstCal1.2, whole genome shotgun sequence:
ACACTTGGCTTAAGATGATGGCATTTGATCAGTGAGTAAAGGAAAGAACAAGATGGGTTCACAAACCAATGAAGACGGTCTACTTTATCTCATTAAATGTAGCAGTGTTGTCAGCCCAATAACTCTTCCAAATCCACAGTCCAGCATAGAGCGGCTtagtgaatgtggtctggactctgtggaggaggGCCATGGTGtcagagacgctgtagaaagaaagaacacCTGCTCTGGGATCCACGTACACTCCTACTTTGGAGGACAGAGGGCCTGAGATGGAAgttgtgattttattgtgtCTGAATTTGTAGCAGTCACCGTAACACTCTAATGCCCAGGAATTATTATTGCTTCCAAAATCACTTTGatccagtttatttttattcttgtacGTCACGGCTACTGAAAGGCCTTTCCCTTTcatctccacctcccagtaacaaggTCCAATCAGACTCTCCTTACTCAGGACCTGCTGGTGGTTGGAAAACCTGTCCTttctttgaaaagaaaagtcaTTAGTTGGATGTTGAACAGTGTTTGACACAGATCTATTCTGATTAGACAGAAATATTTTAGGGTGCACTGTATCTGAATCCATTGTCAGTTGGTacgaatattttaaaaactcatcTCTGGTCTTAGGCTTGCTTTGTGGCAATAAAACATCCACTGATCTCACTGTCAGAGTGATCTTCCTCCATTCTTCAGCGAGAAAAGCTTTGATTTTATCTCTGACTTCTAACACTGCTGTTTGCAGATCCTCAAAGTACTTAACTGGACACATTTTGAAGCTTGGTGAGTCTGTATAATCGTTGAGTTTGAAAGGCAGGGAGTAGCTGAGTAGAAACTCTGTGTTGTCCTCTGTGTGTAAAAGCTGCTTCAGCTCCTCGTccatcttcttcagctcagtgatCTCCTGCCCCAGCTTCTTCTGAAGCATTACAACTCgactctcttcctctttctgctgGAGTTGTATCTGCTGCTTTAgactttttcccttttctttaatgtaaCTCACCAGCTCATTGATGATGGTCTCACTGTCCTTCATTGCTTCATCAGACGACACTTTAATCCCCTCTACCTCTTTATCAAGCACTTTCACTTCCTCCTGTCTTCTCTGAATCCTCTGCTGGATTTTTTGCAGAATCAGCTTGAGATCTTTCTGCCTgtgtttcctttcttcttcaaCTTGAACCGTGTTATGGTGATTATGTTCATTCACACAGCAGACATAACAGATACACTTTTGATCAGTACGGCAGaaaatcttcatcacctcattATGAGTTGAACAGATGTTCCCTTTCAGCCAGTTGGATGGTTTGACCAGCTTGTGTTTGTCAAAGGCAGAGGAGTCATAGTGAGGCTGGAGGTGTTGCTCACAGTAAGAAACCAAACATACCAGACAGGACTTCACTGCTTTCAGCTTCTCTTcagtgcagacatcacaggaaacatcttcaggtccagcatagcaGAGATCAGCTGAAGCAGGTCGGATTGCAGGTGTCTTCAAGTCCTCTACTAACTCTGCTAACATAGTGTTTTTCACCAGCTCAGGCCTCGGTGCAAAGACTTTTCTGCACTGAGGACAGCTGTAGGCTCCTTTTGGTTCCTCTTTATCCCAGTGTCTTTTAATGCAGCTCATACAGTAGTTGTGTCCACAGGGAATAGTGACTGGATCCTTCAGTAGATCCAGACAGACTGAACAGCAGAGTTTTTCCTGATCCATTGTCTGTCCTGTGTGAATGTCCCGTGTGAATCTTTGTATGTGAAGGTTAATGTCAACCAGTTTTACTGTGGAGGGAAAAGTGGTGTGTATCGGATTACACTCTGTTTCAGGAAATCACGAGGGAAGTCACACTTGACAGTAGGGTGTTTCAGTAGACAAATGTCATTCAGTGGAATTATTTCACAGTTCCCTTTTCCCCCCTTACTTGAttatgtatttctgtgtttttttttattgtccatgcttttattttgcatttctttcagtAAGCTTTACTTCTCTCAATTACCCACTCCTGGTTGAATCCACTATACTGGTGTTATGTATAACCAATTAGGACTAAGCATTGCTCAGGTGGGACCAATGGCATGTGTGGGGGTGGGACAGATGGTCTGTTGACAGAGAGAAGAGCAGGTAAAACAAGATAGGGCAACAAAGAGCCAATCAAGTTCAAAGTTCAGAAGtaatgtgatttctttttacagttttccaACTTTCTAATTTTGGTATTGtttgataccaagtaaatacagggccagtaaCACCGTTACCAAGTACTGATACTGACACTTTTAAGAAGTGAGTCAcatgacaacaacaaaacacagtaGAGCACAGGAGGAGCAAGCTGTGCATGTAAGTTGGGAGAACAGTAATGTTTGCAGAGACATGCAAAGACATGTCTGCTTACTGATGAAATGGGAGGAATGTACAGAGCATAGGAGAGAGAATCTAAAACTGAAGTATCAGTACCCACACTAGTATGGTATCAATATGACTGATATTTAGATTGGTCCACCTATTACTAAATTCTGGTAATCAAGAAGTTATTGAGTGATTTGTATTacaactttatttttacttcatcTGCAtctgtatcatctgcaaatgtaATTATAATATTGGTAACATAAGCAAGAGTGCAGTACATCCTAATTGTTGTTCTTAAAGCAACAATAGCTAATTTCATGGTAGGAGGACAGGACCATTCAGCAGAGGGCAGAACCGTACACATTGCATCTCTAAGGCAAGTATAGCAAATACCAGATCAGTAGCATTAGCTCGCAAAAATAATACGCAGTTTTTAATCCTACTCTGCACAACATTTCTATGAGCATTCAAACTGCATATAGTTAACAGAGATGTCACCTAACTATTACACCAACTAATTCCTCTGATGACGCTGATAGGAGAGTGTcttagttttacagcttttcctactaATAAAACCTGCCCTAAGGTCATTCAtactaaacaaaaataattaagtAAGAGAAGAAGACACAAGTGACCTGTTTTTTTATTCACTACTACAgaattaaaactttttaaaaaaaataaaaacctgttttataattacaggacattCTTTTCTATAGTTTTACACAATTATTTCTTGCATTTTAAGCCCAAAGAGTcttgctgacagatttctttaatttactacaggagcatttatttattatgtaaaGGTAAAGACTGAttttgaaattgcacttctttttttctaatattaaGATATCTCCAGGACTAAAAGTGtagttaaactttttgttggacATCTTTGAGCTATAGGATAACAGTGCAGAGCCCTTTCCCCCTTTCtacgcttttattttgaagtctcCACAATTCCGGTGTCTTCCTGGTACTGGTACTTCCGGGAACCAGCTTATCGCAGCCAGCTTTGGGTTCAGGTTACAGCTCCAGGCTGCCGCCGAGCTGTTTTTATGACAGCCGGGCAGAAGCTCCTCCGGTCACCGTAATAGCGGGCCTCTTCCGGCTTGTTGGACCCCAGAGAGGGGAAGAGGAAATGACTTTTCTGGGGAGCTTTTAGAGAGTTTTCCTTCTGCCCTCCTGAAGTGAACCGTTGACTTGTCACCATGAGAAGTCGGAGCAACTCGGGCGTTAAATTGGACAACTATGCCCGGATAGTGCAGCAGACTATCCTGCGGCACCAAGTGAGTGTGAAGCGTTGTTGTTTCACAGCTGTTTAGCGACCGTTAGCTTTAAAATACACACTTAGGCGGTGTCATGTGTGCAGGCAGTGTTAGCTGGTCCGCTGCGAGTTAAACTCAGATGTTTTCATGCATGCAGGAGGTGAGGCAGGGCGATATTTCGCAAGGCTGCAGAGCTCTTTGaatcacacacactttccctgaagagtgtgtgtgtagctgtgaGTGTAGCTGTGGGTGTAATGGAGGTCTTTGATGCACTGGGGAAGTTTTTGCCATTTTATGTCAACTTGTTCTGAAGAGGCCAAAACTATGCGGACATGTTAAGTTTTACATCCTCTTGCAGGGGCGGTTTCAGAGTGTTTTAAATGGGGTGGCCCACGGGACATTACAGTGTTTGATtagaaataaagacaaatgtttAAATTTGTATCAATATTATATAAAAACTCTGGGCGTGATAGTCCAGTCTTAAATGCAAAAGAAACTTTAAGTATTTAATGTAAAAGTACCCATGTAAGTGCTTCATTAAGGCAAATGGGGGTAGAGGGGGTCGATTTCATAACTCCTCCAGTATGCATGTCCAAGTATCCTCCTGCAAGGTGCCGAACCCCTAATCAGAGTGAGCATGAATGTTAGACAAGGCCcttagatacagagaaaagtagtgatgggcagatgaagccccatgaagcactgaagcttttcatccaattggttcaccccaacgcgaagcttcatgaagcttcatttgctctagcaggacacctactggacgtaaaaataatagctggcatgaatttgaagagtgtggcattttgcacacagcctgtaaatgtcaacaacaaaaggagtgtgtaaaacatgtatattgtagtgatggcagtatactgtgtatatttatactggcagtatggaaaatgatcatttggaaatgcttgaaatggaaatgatcatttactgtgaggtgaggtgtggttggggtgtggacagtggttgtgcttttgtaacgttgaggtatggacagctacacactgagcctcagtcctgcccatattttattctgtaaaaactaaattttcactgcttttatgacctttttagtggggagaacatagctaggatttaatgatttaacaaatcttttgaatcctttgtcctccacaatgctaaatggctgggagtcctcaatcaccatgctgaccaggtcttcatctatttgagattgttctcctgaggaaagacaataaagataaagcacaaatataaatatcacacacgtaacttataacagttgtataatattgttatatcatttagtaacattacagcatgctatattatcatggcatttgatggctcacctggtcttgctccacaatcggtgttccccttattctcatgcaaagctctgtagtgcctaagcatggatgaggtgttgttgttatatcccagctccctggcacatagcaaacacttcaccttgtacaacagtaaagacagcttaacacaaattgtattgcaccatcagtattgtgaaaatacatcttctgtagaaatgtacataccttgttgggaggaataagatcaaaatgttcccacacaggggaggacatcctcctcttcttagctggctccattctctcctgactttctctcctcactctcctaaacctccaaactgtctccaaactctcactaaccgcaactctccatcaaacacccacattttgaatgaagtctgaggggtttatatcgctgtcatatctcgcggcaaagttcgaaccacttcatgaaccagtcacgtggtacagccgggcagcgaggcttcggacgtcatcattttcagctcctcccataaatgaagcaagcctcgatacgcgcatcgcggaaacgccccctccattactcgacacacgctccgaagcctcgatacagaacgtcacatcactagagAAAAgcactttcaattcaatttattcaattttatttatatagcgccaaatcacaacaaaagtcgcctcaaggcgcttcatacgctcacttgtatgaatgtgtgtgtgattgagtCAAAAGTGTTCAGATTGCTCAGTTACAGTAAAGTAGTGCTACACAAGTACCATTTTATTCATCAAAAGCTTACCAACAAGTGTTGTGGTGCAACAAATACTTAAAGTACAGTACTTGAGTGGTCCTAGCCATGCTTTCCATTCAATGGGGGTTGTTAGAGTAATATTTCTCATATGGTTGGTGGCCAGCCATATTTTACAGGGGGTAGTGGCACCCCAGACATTCAACAATGAACACCCCTGTAATATGGCTGTTTGAATAACTGCTGCTGCAGTCTCTGATGTAATATTTTATAACTGGGCTGCAGGTGTTGCCCATAattaatcagaaggtcggtggttcgatccctggctgcctcctggctgcatgccaaatatccttgggcaagatactaaccccatgtttgcctactggtggtggtcagagggcccggtggcgccagtgtccgtcagcctcgcctctgtcagtgcgccccagggtggctgtggctacagtgtggcttgccatcaccagtgtgtgaatgactgaatgtagtgtaaagcgctttggggtccttagggactaagtaaagcgctatacaaatgcaggccatttaccataattaGAACGAGTCCTGATTACTGACATTAAGAGACCCCTCTATCATCCTGCATCGAGGAAACTAGTATTGTtggtattattttgttttattttttttttaaggtttttgtaGTCATAACTGCTTGAGTTTATTGTCTTTTCCCCTCTCTTcagtcattcatttttatttactttacttaATTTGATCAACTTACAAGCAGTACAttaaaaatggggggggggggggggggggggcagtgtgTTTTCCCTGTGTCGCATACACTGGGAGAGAGTCGACCTTCAGCAGCGGTGTCATATTCACTTTCACTAAAGGTCACCCCGGTCAAGTTCAGACTTGTTGTTTATTAACAtgcttttaatttaatgaaTGAAGCATATCTCATTAAGCTGtttcatgttcagtttggtCAGTTTATTAGTTTCCTTCACTCATTCAAGCAAAACGATGTTCTCATCATATTTCTATTCAGgggctttaaaacaaacagccaCCTCAAATTAGCCTGTTTCACAAACCTGAATGTGAGAGCCGCTGGTAGTTTGGGCCATTTAAGGCAACCAAATTAATCCTCATGTTAACGGAAAGTAACAAGCTTTTGTCGCCGTGCACAGGAGTCATACAGCCCGATCTGCTTCCATGAATCTGGCTGCACATAAACATGAAATGTGCCTTTGACTTTTGGCTCAGAGAGACATTTTCCTGTGGCTGCAGCCTGCATtcagttcagagatgctctgaaGCCCAAATATCTCTGCTGGTGTGTGCATGAAAACATCAGCGTTCCTCTAAAACAGAAATTTGTGGGCCTCATTTTAGACTATGTAAAATATTAGACTCTGAGGTGATCAGACATCTCCCACACTTTGTTTCTTTGAGTTATCCAGCTTATTAATTTGCAGTTACGGTGCTAGTGTACCTGTCTATGTGCTTTGTGCTATGTGCTCAGATTTGTGTATGCCATCCCTCCACTACAATGATAACTTCAAATCTATGGCCTGGACACCTCTGATGTTGTACGATACCTCCGGCTCACAGAAAGTGTTGAATTTAGTCCTTTGCACAgccaaaaacagcacaaataatCTCGATACCCCTGACTTTGTGCACTGCAGTGTTGCTACGTCAGTACAGGGAACATGAGCTGCAgcaacaaagctcaaatcatatTATTGCTTAAAATATCCCAGCGTGCTTCAGGATTAACATTTTCCTTCATCTGGGTAAAGAGTAAAGCAAAGAGCAGGGAGAATAACAGCAGATAACCCCACACATCTACCCTTGTATCGGCTGGTGTGTCTTCGTCCTGTCACAGTTTACATAGAAGCTACAGAGATTAGCGAGTCCTGTTTACAGAAGAGCACGTTGATAAGATCGGTGACGCTttggagacaaaaacagagcaaaggAATTAAAAATGGTAAAAGAGAGGCTGAGGTTATAGtaaagcaaacacaacaactcCACCTAGAAAGGACAGAGGACAGTTCACCCTCTTAAAGAGAGGAAAACACCTGGAAAAGCTTCTGGTAATAGCACTGTTTTGGAGTTTATAGAGTTTATAAGTTGGAGGAAGAGCGTAAGAAGCCTGGGGAGGGGTGATCCTGGACTGTCTCACTGCCGAGTTTGTAGTCCAGTAGACAAATTCAGTGTGAGGTCACTTTTTGAACAAGTCCCAAGTGGCTGCTTAGCCAGCCCGCAGTTGTATACAGTTCACTGCTCAGATGGATCAGTGCACTAAGGACCGCAGTTACTCAGTGAGAGCTGAGGCCCTTGCTGCAGCTGCAAGCTCAGAGACTTTGATATATGTGAGTGAAAAAGATCTGCAGCAGTTTGTCCTGTTATAAAAGCAACTAAACACAAGCTGTTCCACACACGAATCACTCGAACCATTCTCACTTTTAGAGCTTGACAACACCTCGCTGTGTTTCTGCAACATATTCACAAAACACTTTGAGTGTCATTTCTGTTGGTGATGAAACCTGTGTTGATGCTGAAAGCTCTGACAGCCGTACTATGTCTTGTGCATGTGATAAAATGACATTTGGACATTCTTTAGGCAGCAGGTAGCAAGACAGACAGCAGCGATTCACATTTGCTGATCTGAAAAGTGCATTTTGCTGTCAAACAACCTCGCtataacaggaagaaagagtTCTCTACTCGTAGAAAGGGACTTTGCAATTATCCGGTTTTATTAGCAAACACCGACCTTAGGGGAAATGAAGAGAAGCATGCACAGTTACAGCTATGCTGCTCGTGCAGTAAGGGGAAATGCATGCTTAGTCTTCAAATTCCCCTCGTCGATTACATTGACAAAAATGACTCAACATTTTCTATAATGGTCTTTTTTTTCAGAATGAAGGGAGTGTGTAATTGGTTCAGTTTGTCTGTCAGTCTGTTTGTTATCAGTTTAGCATCCACAGTTTTCAATCcatctttttttcaattttgtgtGACGGCAGATGTCGATAACAACTCGAGCtgctttaattttattcaaaatcAGATCAAGGCCACACCAAATGGCCTTgatcaaaaacaaaccaaaaactttGTTACCCACAAGTTTTTATAGATTGTCTTCAGACTTCACAACAATATACTAGGCTCCGGGGGACATGAGTACCAAGGTTGGCTAAGCATTTGGACTTGACCTTCACTGTTAGTACTCAAGGTCAAAGTTGACCATGAGAAAGAAATGTGAAGAAACCATATCCAGTAATATGTCATATGAAAGTGCATCGTGAGAGCTGTAGcacacactttttattttttcagtacgTTACACTATGACAGAGgtctccaactccaggccttgagggccgctGTCCTGCAGGTATTAGATATAACcgtgggtcaacacacctgagtcacatgattagttcattaccagacctctggagaacttcaggacatgttgaggaggttatttagccatttaaatcagctgcttTGGACCAAGGAcacatctgaaacctgcaggacaccggccctcgaggcctggagttggagacCCCTGCCCTACAACATCACAATGACGCTGTAATGGGCTGACGTCAGCATGTTGTCATAAAAGCATTATAAAACATCAAAGTTGTAGTATAAGCTGTGCTGTCTGCTGTTGTTGTGTctgtatttctgtgcattttctcATTGGATGCAATATTTAAAACCAACAACTTCTGCTTTTACCACTGAACTTGTTTCAGctgtggatcatctgcctccgtCTTGCAACTCCAGCCATCCtgttctgtcacaccaacactctgcatgtcctcctccaTTGCAACCATTAACCTCCTATGAGTTCTTCTTCTATTCCTCAACAAGCTCCATcgtcaacatcctttgtccaatatatcctCCATCTCTCatcatgtccaaaccatctcagccccACCTCTCCAACCTTGTCTCCAGACTGCtcagcctgagctgtccctctgatttTAGTCATTCCCAATGAAACAGGTGGGGGgagaaagatttaaaaaaaaaagaagtacaaTAAATTGGTTGCACAAGTGTACGCACTCGGGTAAGAGTTTATCAGCATAGCTATCTTGACTTTGCAATATTTGCCCCGTCTTTCTTGCCTTTCTCGCTCCGAATCTGTCCAATTGTGTTGGCAGCCCTTTGCAGGTTACAAAGGGCTGCACAGAAAACACGTTTTATCCTCTGCATGTCCAATAATCTTGACTTCTCTCGCAAAGTTTACCTCTACATTGCCTACAGTGCCTATCAAAGGTTACAGTGCCTGTGACCTTTGACTTCTGCCTGTGTCCCATAGGATCCGGTCACAGGCCTTCTCCCAGCAAGCCCAGATCAGCCTGACGCCTGGGTCCGTGACAATGTTTACAGCATCGTGTCCGTGTGGGCGCTCAGTCTGGCCTACAGGAAGAACGCCGACCGGGACGAAGACAAAGCGAAGGCCTACGAGCTGGAGCAGGTAGGTGTGCGCCTGTGGGTGGAGAGCGTTGAGGTCAAgaggttgtgtttttattctctGACTTGGCTGGTTGGgttgtttatttaaagatgTGCAGGCTGAGGTGTAAATGTTGACATTTAAGCGTCTCTCTGCGTTTCTAGAGTGTGGTGAAGCTAATGAGAGGCGTCCTGCAGTGCATAATGAGGCAGGTAGGATATCTCCattctgtttgtcttttaacTTCTCTGTTAGATACACGTCACTTCCcctctctctttaaaaaaaaaaaaaattctctaac
Proteins encoded in this window:
- the LOC113012816 gene encoding E3 ubiquitin/ISG15 ligase TRIM25-like produces the protein MDQEKLCCSVCLDLLKDPVTIPCGHNYCMSCIKRHWDKEEPKGAYSCPQCRKVFAPRPELVKNTMLAELVEDLKTPAIRPASADLCYAGPEDVSCDVCTEEKLKAVKSCLVCLVSYCEQHLQPHYDSSAFDKHKLVKPSNWLKGNICSTHNEVMKIFCRTDQKCICYVCCVNEHNHHNTVQVEEERKHRQKDLKLILQKIQQRIQRRQEEVKVLDKEVEGIKVSSDEAMKDSETIINELVSYIKEKGKSLKQQIQLQQKEEESRVVMLQKKLGQEITELKKMDEELKQLLHTEDNTEFLLSYSLPFKLNDYTDSPSFKMCPVKYFEDLQTAVLEVRDKIKAFLAEEWRKITLTVRSVDVLLPQSKPKTRDEFLKYSYQLTMDSDTVHPKIFLSNQNRSVSNTVQHPTNDFSFQRKDRFSNHQQVLSKESLIGPCYWEVEMKGKGLSVAVTYKNKNKLDQSDFGSNNNSWALECYGDCYKFRHNKITTSISGPLSSKVGVYVDPRAGVLSFYSVSDTMALLHRVQTTFTKPLYAGLWIWKSYWADNTATFNEIK